Proteins encoded together in one Bacteroidetes bacterium GWF2_43_63 window:
- a CDS encoding uridine kinase, with protein MLVIGIAGGSGSGKTTVVKAVMQQFTKGEVCLLSQDSYYRDNGHLSAEERARINFDHPSSIEFSLLSKHLDMLKAGQDIQMPIYSYVTCARSKETIPISPARVMIVEGILVLANPRLRDRLDIKVFVDADGDDRLMRIIRRDIEERGRSFIQVLEHYERFVKPMHQTFIEPTKRYADIIIPQGGANKIAIDILTAKIASKLAEYNGSISAS; from the coding sequence GCTTGTTATAGGAATTGCCGGCGGGAGCGGTTCGGGAAAAACGACAGTAGTAAAAGCTGTAATGCAGCAGTTCACCAAAGGCGAAGTATGTCTGCTTTCACAGGATTCGTATTATCGCGACAACGGCCATCTGAGCGCCGAAGAACGTGCCCGCATCAACTTCGACCACCCATCATCCATCGAATTCAGCTTACTGAGTAAACATCTCGATATGCTGAAAGCCGGTCAGGATATTCAAATGCCCATTTATTCCTATGTCACCTGTGCCCGTTCGAAGGAAACCATTCCAATCAGCCCTGCCCGGGTGATGATTGTTGAAGGAATTCTTGTTCTTGCCAATCCAAGGCTGCGCGATCGTCTTGATATAAAAGTATTTGTCGATGCCGACGGCGATGACCGCCTGATGCGCATTATCCGTCGCGACATCGAAGAGCGCGGACGTTCATTCATTCAGGTTTTGGAACATTATGAGCGTTTTGTCAAACCCATGCACCAGACCTTTATCGAGCCCACCAAGCGCTATGCCGACATCATTATTCCGCAAGGCGGCGCCAACAAAATCGCCATCGACATTTTAACCGCAAAAATTGCGTCCAAACTGGCCGAATACAATGGCAGTATATCGGCTTCCTGA
- a CDS encoding leucyl/phenylalanyl-tRNA--protein transferase, whose amino-acid sequence MAVYRLPDEIVFPDPREAEPDGLLAIGGDYSTERMLLAYDNGIFPWFQYKGEIYWYATNPRMVVFPDKYRPNHGLRRFLKNCPYRLTINQNFEEVINQCAKTKRKEKGTWINQKYKKAFIELHKLGYAVSIEAWLGDELAGGLYGIIAGPGFTGESMFSLHPNASKVAFHQLVMLARHLNWRFIDAQQDTPHMQTLSGELIPFDEFYSMLTL is encoded by the coding sequence ATGGCAGTATATCGGCTTCCTGATGAAATTGTTTTTCCGGACCCGCGCGAAGCAGAGCCGGACGGATTGCTGGCCATCGGAGGCGACTATTCCACTGAAAGAATGTTGCTGGCTTACGATAATGGCATTTTCCCCTGGTTTCAGTATAAAGGCGAAATTTACTGGTACGCCACCAATCCCCGCATGGTCGTTTTTCCCGACAAATACAGGCCCAATCACGGGTTGCGACGGTTTTTAAAAAACTGCCCGTATCGGCTAACAATAAATCAGAATTTTGAAGAAGTCATTAATCAATGTGCCAAAACAAAGCGCAAAGAAAAAGGCACCTGGATAAATCAGAAATATAAAAAGGCGTTTATTGAATTGCACAAACTTGGCTACGCGGTTTCGATTGAGGCCTGGCTGGGTGATGAGCTTGCAGGCGGATTGTATGGCATTATTGCCGGTCCCGGTTTTACCGGAGAAAGCATGTTTTCGTTGCATCCAAACGCGTCGAAAGTGGCTTTTCATCAACTGGTCATGCTTGCCCGACATCTGAACTGGAGATTTATCGATGCCCAGCAAGACACTCCGCATATGCAGACGCTTAGTGGTGAACTCATTCCTTTTGACGAGTTTTATTCAATGCTGACCCTGTAA